The Dokdonella koreensis DS-123 genome has a segment encoding these proteins:
- a CDS encoding MBL fold metallo-hydrolase translates to MKLWSILGNSQRLDGGAMFGNAPRAVWQTWIAPDAGNGIPLACRCLLAEGLAGKTVLFETGIGAFFEPKLRERYGVVEERHVLLDSLAAAGFSHEDIDVVVLSHLHFDHAGGLLAAWEAGQPPRLLFPNATYVVGAAHWQRALAPHPRDRASFIPELPQLLLDSGRLERVEGAQAQALGDAVRFEVSDGHTPGLLLAEIVAPGGGVVFCADLIPGRPWVHLPITMGYDRYPELLIDEKRAFLEDKLARDVKLFFTHDAGCALAAIERDAKGRYGTRDERDRLDAWPLAA, encoded by the coding sequence ATGAAGCTCTGGTCGATCCTCGGCAACTCGCAGCGCCTCGACGGCGGCGCGATGTTCGGCAACGCGCCGCGCGCGGTCTGGCAGACCTGGATCGCGCCCGACGCCGGCAACGGCATTCCCCTCGCCTGCCGCTGCCTGCTGGCCGAAGGCCTGGCCGGCAAGACCGTGCTGTTCGAGACCGGCATCGGCGCGTTCTTCGAGCCGAAGCTGCGCGAACGCTACGGCGTGGTCGAGGAGCGCCACGTGCTGCTCGACTCGCTGGCCGCCGCCGGCTTCAGCCACGAGGACATCGACGTCGTCGTGCTCTCGCACCTGCATTTCGACCATGCAGGCGGCCTGCTGGCCGCCTGGGAAGCCGGGCAGCCGCCACGCCTGCTGTTTCCCAACGCCACCTATGTCGTCGGCGCGGCGCACTGGCAGCGCGCGCTGGCGCCGCATCCGCGCGATCGCGCCTCGTTCATCCCGGAACTGCCGCAGCTGCTGCTCGACAGCGGGCGGCTGGAACGGGTCGAGGGCGCGCAGGCGCAGGCACTCGGCGACGCGGTGCGGTTCGAGGTGTCCGACGGCCACACGCCGGGCCTGCTGCTGGCGGAGATCGTCGCACCGGGCGGCGGGGTGGTTTTCTGCGCGGATCTGATCCCCGGCCGTCCCTGGGTGCACTTGCCGATCACCATGGGCTACGATCGTTACCCGGAGCTGCTGATCGACGAGAAGCGGGCTTTCCTCGAAGACAAGCTCGCCCGTGACGTCAAGCTGTTCTTCACGCACGATGCCGGCTGCGCGCTGGCCGCCATCGAACGTGACGCCAAGGGCCGCTACGGCACCCGCGACGAGCGCGACCGCCTCGACGCCTGGCCGCTGGCCGCCTGA
- a CDS encoding DUF4920 domain-containing protein — protein sequence MRTPFALVLSLLLAGGACAHEGAHDGAGHGGGVDHDRTPAGATPVQQTEAGAVYGAPLAAAPATAVSIDDAHANLTAQAGKDGAWSGRITQVCQKMGCWLVLTGEGDRHARVFMHDHAYSVPKDASGQAIVYGTLSEKKLDAKEVQHLKDDGAKAPAERELQIDARSVLILKAA from the coding sequence ATGCGCACCCCCTTTGCACTCGTGTTGTCCCTGTTGCTGGCCGGCGGCGCCTGCGCCCACGAAGGCGCGCACGACGGTGCCGGCCACGGCGGCGGCGTCGACCACGACCGCACGCCGGCCGGCGCGACGCCGGTACAGCAGACCGAAGCCGGCGCCGTCTACGGCGCACCGCTCGCCGCGGCGCCGGCCACGGCCGTTTCGATCGACGATGCCCACGCGAACCTGACGGCACAGGCCGGCAAGGACGGTGCCTGGAGCGGCCGCATCACCCAGGTCTGCCAGAAGATGGGCTGCTGGCTGGTGCTGACTGGCGAAGGCGACCGCCACGCGCGCGTGTTCATGCACGACCATGCCTACAGCGTCCCGAAGGACGCCAGCGGCCAGGCGATCGTCTACGGCACGCTCAGCGAGAAGAAGCTCGACGCCAAGGAGGTCCAGCACCTCAAGGACGACGGCGCCAAGGCACCGGCCGAGCGCGAGCTGCAGATCGACGCCCGTTCGGTGCTGATCCTCAAGGCGGCCTGA
- the ggt gene encoding gamma-glutamyltransferase produces the protein MRSPRFRHGLPRAVLLLLAVLLAVPCLAAPAGAERPGKAAIASAHPLATAAGFEVLARGGNAFDAAIAVGAALSVVEPQSSGIGGGGFFLLHSVADGKDVFLDARETAPAATRGELWIGTDGKLDRDKSVNGPLSAGIPGEPAAFTWLAAQRGKLPLKVSLAPAIRLAREGFPAYPRLVAAIGQRRAVLERWPAAAGLYLVDGAVPAEGQRLRFPDLAATLERIAESGDAGFYQGAFAQRMVEAVRAAGGTWSAEDLAGYRVKLREPLTVAYRDWRIVTAPPPSSGGIAVAEMLNILSGYELGRLDRVQRTHLTIEAMRRAYRDRAEYLGDPDYVQMPVAELTSPLYAAGLRASIHPQKATPSALLPGYGAPAESTHTTHYSIIDADGNLASVTKTVNLTLGSGFVVPGTGFVLNNEMDDFALRPGEPNAFGLVGGDANAPRPGHRPLSSMTPSFVIGKDRVGVIGTPGGSRIITMVLEGILAFIDGEAPAKVAANPRFHHQYLPDVVSAEPDAFSAEETRALEAMGHVVNRGERTWGLMNVVSWERTTGTVQAGSDPRGGGGAGAAAVK, from the coding sequence ATGAGATCACCCCGTTTCCGCCACGGCCTGCCGCGCGCCGTGCTCCTGCTGCTGGCCGTGCTGCTGGCCGTCCCGTGCCTGGCCGCCCCGGCCGGTGCCGAGCGTCCCGGCAAGGCGGCGATCGCCAGCGCGCACCCGCTGGCGACCGCCGCAGGCTTCGAGGTACTGGCCCGCGGCGGCAACGCCTTCGACGCCGCGATCGCCGTCGGCGCCGCCCTGTCGGTGGTCGAGCCGCAGAGTTCGGGCATCGGTGGCGGCGGTTTCTTCCTGCTGCACAGCGTTGCCGACGGCAAGGACGTGTTCCTCGACGCACGCGAGACCGCGCCGGCCGCGACGCGCGGCGAACTGTGGATCGGCACCGACGGCAAGCTCGACCGCGACAAGTCGGTCAACGGACCGCTGTCCGCCGGCATCCCGGGCGAGCCGGCCGCGTTCACCTGGCTCGCCGCCCAGCGCGGCAAGCTGCCGCTCAAGGTCTCGCTGGCACCGGCGATCCGGCTGGCGCGCGAAGGGTTCCCGGCCTACCCGCGCCTGGTCGCGGCGATCGGCCAGCGCCGCGCCGTGCTCGAGCGCTGGCCGGCGGCCGCCGGCCTCTATCTCGTCGACGGCGCCGTGCCGGCCGAAGGCCAGCGCCTGCGCTTCCCGGACCTGGCCGCCACGCTCGAGCGCATCGCCGAGTCCGGTGATGCCGGCTTCTACCAGGGCGCCTTCGCGCAGCGCATGGTCGAGGCCGTGCGTGCCGCTGGCGGCACCTGGAGCGCCGAGGACCTGGCCGGCTACCGCGTGAAGCTGCGCGAGCCGCTGACGGTGGCGTATCGCGACTGGCGCATCGTCACCGCGCCGCCGCCGTCCTCCGGCGGCATCGCGGTGGCCGAGATGCTCAACATCCTTTCCGGCTACGAGCTCGGCCGGCTCGACCGCGTGCAGCGCACCCACCTGACGATCGAAGCGATGCGCCGCGCCTACCGCGACCGCGCCGAGTACCTGGGCGATCCGGACTACGTCCAGATGCCCGTCGCCGAGCTGACCAGCCCGCTCTACGCCGCCGGCCTGCGCGCCTCGATCCATCCGCAGAAGGCCACGCCGAGCGCCCTGCTGCCCGGCTACGGCGCGCCGGCCGAGTCCACCCATACCACGCACTATTCGATCATCGACGCCGACGGCAACCTCGCGTCGGTCACCAAGACGGTCAACCTCACGCTCGGCTCGGGCTTCGTCGTGCCGGGCACCGGCTTCGTGCTCAACAACGAGATGGACGACTTCGCGCTGCGGCCCGGCGAGCCCAATGCCTTCGGCCTGGTCGGCGGCGACGCCAACGCGCCGCGGCCCGGCCATCGCCCGCTGTCGTCGATGACGCCGAGCTTCGTGATCGGAAAGGATCGCGTCGGCGTGATCGGCACGCCCGGCGGCAGCCGCATCATCACGATGGTGCTCGAAGGCATCCTGGCCTTCATCGACGGCGAGGCGCCGGCCAAGGTCGCCGCCAACCCGCGCTTCCACCACCAGTACCTGCCCGACGTCGTGTCCGCCGAACCGGACGCCTTCTCCGCCGAGGAAACCCGCGCGCTCGAAGCGATGGGCCACGTCGTCAACCGCGGCGAGCGCACCTGGGGCCTGATGAACGTCGTCAGTTGGGAACGCACGACCGGCACCGTGCAGGCCGGCTCGGACCCGCGCGGCGGCGGCGGTGCCGGCGCGGCCGCCGTGAAATAG
- a CDS encoding DUF349 domain-containing protein, translated as MNFVRRLFKPRWQSADAAVRLAAVIGESAPELEAALPQIARTDADAAVRLAALRRLADPGLAQALAHDDADAGNRETARLLWFELLAGRHAKAPALAERQRLLEAQDEPRLIEHLAQHAAEPALRASALARVTRATLLVERATGEPDPALRLAVVERIEDETLLERIAERSRKSDKQVYRRAREKIDAARLARGDDTAIAAEARQLCERLEQRLRHGDTDTDDEQALRARWQAIADRAPAAFRTRFQAAGELLALRRDPEQMAALRRRTGEIDAIGQEIEAIEHALGAADALQQREAIAARVDALAERWAAVAEAGGSLREANERRLSAVVARLGELASAPLPPLVVAAPAPAPAPKPAATPADGERRRAERQQRQDALAAALAELETALEAGHSGPAHQAHARVAEARKALSEAPARELAQRLADAEGRYAQIARWQRWSDDQRREALCADIEALAGSGLHPDAVATRVREAQAEWSRLDALEGGRGGSGGLGRRFHAACREAIKPTRAYFEKRDALRQSHAQAIGAVLGRITGTGEAPADVRTLAAQRREVVEALRALDRVDPRERKRLAEQLRGALTTLDTQIAAHDAGIEAGKQRLIAEAAALAAEADLRSAIASAKDLQRRWQAAGSGRRARDQQQWTEFRTTIDAVFARADGERAARDAQSQAARQAAEALCAELEALAAADSVERGAQQRIDQAWLALGIRDEDLRARYRAAQGALRDAAEQAARLRRRAGFDAWLALHAACRAVERGELDTDAARLRIDAIGADAVAATALHARIDRALAGDPAAGADEDAVRDCLVELEALAAIDSPDEDRQRRLDLQVGRLSARLRGGDADGSPQETLVRLLERWAALGPAPVFESRLERAVRQLVGALA; from the coding sequence GTGAATTTCGTACGCCGCTTGTTCAAACCCCGCTGGCAGTCGGCCGACGCCGCCGTACGGCTCGCCGCCGTCATCGGTGAAAGCGCCCCCGAGCTGGAGGCCGCCCTGCCGCAGATCGCACGCACCGACGCCGACGCCGCGGTGCGCCTGGCGGCGCTCCGGCGCCTGGCCGATCCGGGCCTGGCCCAGGCGCTGGCGCACGACGACGCCGATGCCGGCAACCGCGAGACCGCGCGCCTGCTGTGGTTCGAGCTGCTGGCCGGCCGCCATGCCAAGGCGCCGGCCCTGGCCGAGCGGCAGCGCCTGCTGGAAGCGCAGGACGAGCCGCGGCTGATCGAGCACCTCGCCCAGCACGCCGCCGAGCCGGCGCTGCGCGCCAGCGCGCTGGCACGCGTGACGCGTGCGACGCTCCTGGTCGAGCGCGCGACCGGCGAGCCCGACCCGGCCCTGCGCCTGGCCGTGGTCGAGCGGATCGAGGACGAGACGCTGCTGGAGCGCATCGCCGAACGCAGCCGCAAGAGCGACAAGCAGGTCTATCGCCGCGCACGCGAGAAGATCGACGCGGCCCGCCTGGCCCGCGGCGACGACACCGCGATCGCCGCCGAGGCTCGCCAGCTCTGCGAGCGGCTCGAACAGCGCCTGCGCCACGGCGACACCGATACCGACGACGAACAGGCCCTGCGCGCGCGCTGGCAGGCGATCGCCGATCGCGCGCCGGCCGCGTTCCGCACCCGCTTCCAGGCCGCCGGCGAGCTGCTCGCGCTGCGCCGCGATCCGGAGCAGATGGCCGCCCTGCGCCGGCGCACCGGCGAGATCGACGCCATCGGCCAGGAGATCGAGGCGATCGAGCACGCGCTCGGCGCCGCCGACGCGCTGCAGCAGCGCGAGGCGATCGCCGCCCGCGTCGACGCCCTGGCCGAGCGCTGGGCCGCCGTCGCCGAAGCCGGCGGCAGCCTGCGCGAAGCCAATGAACGGCGGCTCTCGGCCGTCGTCGCACGCCTGGGCGAACTGGCCTCCGCGCCGCTGCCGCCACTGGTGGTCGCCGCGCCTGCGCCCGCCCCTGCTCCGAAGCCGGCGGCCACCCCGGCCGACGGCGAGCGCCGCCGGGCCGAACGGCAGCAGCGCCAGGACGCGCTCGCGGCGGCGCTCGCGGAACTGGAAACCGCGCTCGAGGCCGGCCACAGCGGGCCGGCCCACCAGGCGCATGCGCGCGTGGCTGAGGCACGCAAGGCCCTTTCCGAGGCCCCCGCGCGCGAACTCGCGCAGCGGCTGGCCGATGCCGAGGGCCGCTATGCGCAGATCGCGCGCTGGCAGCGCTGGAGCGACGACCAGCGCCGCGAGGCGCTGTGCGCCGACATCGAGGCCCTGGCCGGCAGCGGCCTGCATCCGGACGCCGTCGCCACCCGCGTGCGCGAGGCCCAGGCCGAATGGTCCCGGCTCGACGCGCTCGAAGGCGGCCGCGGCGGCAGCGGCGGCCTGGGCCGTCGCTTCCACGCCGCCTGCCGCGAGGCGATCAAGCCCACCCGCGCCTATTTCGAGAAGCGCGATGCGCTGCGCCAGTCGCACGCGCAGGCGATCGGCGCCGTGCTCGGACGCATCACCGGCACCGGCGAAGCCCCGGCCGACGTGCGCACGCTCGCCGCGCAGCGGCGTGAAGTGGTCGAGGCGCTGCGTGCGCTCGATCGCGTCGATCCGCGCGAGCGCAAGCGCCTGGCCGAGCAGCTGCGCGGCGCCCTGACCACGCTCGATACGCAGATCGCCGCCCACGATGCTGGCATCGAGGCCGGCAAGCAGCGCCTGATCGCCGAGGCCGCCGCCCTGGCCGCCGAGGCCGACCTGCGCAGCGCGATCGCCAGCGCCAAGGACCTGCAGCGGCGCTGGCAGGCCGCCGGCAGCGGACGGCGCGCGCGCGACCAGCAGCAGTGGACCGAATTCCGCACCACGATCGACGCCGTCTTCGCGCGTGCCGACGGCGAACGCGCCGCCCGCGACGCCCAGAGCCAGGCCGCACGGCAGGCCGCCGAGGCCCTCTGCGCCGAGCTGGAAGCCCTGGCCGCCGCCGACAGCGTCGAGCGCGGCGCACAGCAGCGCATCGACCAGGCCTGGCTGGCGCTCGGCATCCGCGACGAGGACCTGCGCGCGCGCTACCGTGCCGCGCAGGGGGCCCTGCGCGATGCCGCCGAGCAGGCCGCCCGCCTGCGCCGGCGTGCCGGCTTCGACGCCTGGCTGGCGCTGCATGCGGCCTGCCGTGCGGTCGAACGCGGCGAGCTCGATACCGATGCCGCGCGCCTGCGTATCGACGCCATCGGTGCCGATGCGGTGGCCGCGACGGCACTGCACGCGCGCATCGACCGCGCGCTGGCCGGCGATCCCGCCGCCGGCGCCGACGAGGACGCCGTGCGCGACTGCCTGGTCGAGCTCGAAGCCCTCGCCGCCATCGACTCGCCCGACGAGGACCGCCAGCGACGCCTGGACCTGCAGGTCGGCCGGTTGTCGGCGCGCCTGCGCGGCGGCGACGCCGACGGAAGTCCCCAGGAAACCCTCGTGCGCCTGCTCGAACGCTGGGCCGCACTCGGTCCGGCGCCGGTGTTCGAGTCCCGCCTGGAGCGCGCCGTCAGGCAGCTGGTCGGGGCGCTGGCCTGA
- a CDS encoding carbon-nitrogen hydrolase, translating into MTTKTLKVALLQESDRGSRDANLAAIETGLREAAAAGVQLVLLQELHNGPYFCQHENVDEFDRAEAIPGYSTERLGALAAELKLVLVASLFERRAGGLYHNTAVVFDRSAAIAGKYRKMHIPDDPAFYEKFYFTPGDLGFNPVETSVGRLGVLVCWDQWYPEAARMMALAGADLLLYPTAIGWDPADEPAEKERQRDAWITVQRAHSVANGIPLLACNRYGFEAAPDGGRGIQFWGNSFVSGPQGEFIAQATSDRRELLITDIDLARSESVRRIWPFLRDRRIDAYADLLKRYRD; encoded by the coding sequence ATGACGACCAAGACCCTCAAGGTCGCGCTGCTGCAGGAGTCCGACCGCGGCAGCCGCGACGCCAATCTCGCCGCGATCGAGACCGGGCTGCGCGAGGCCGCCGCCGCCGGCGTGCAGCTGGTCCTGCTGCAGGAACTGCACAACGGCCCGTACTTCTGCCAGCACGAGAACGTCGACGAGTTCGACCGTGCCGAGGCGATTCCCGGCTACAGCACCGAGCGCCTGGGCGCGCTCGCCGCGGAACTGAAGCTGGTCCTGGTCGCCTCGCTGTTCGAGCGGCGCGCCGGCGGGCTGTACCACAACACCGCGGTGGTGTTCGACCGCTCCGCGGCGATCGCCGGCAAGTACCGCAAGATGCACATTCCCGACGATCCGGCGTTCTACGAGAAGTTCTACTTCACGCCCGGCGACCTCGGCTTCAATCCGGTCGAGACCTCGGTCGGCCGGCTCGGCGTGCTGGTGTGCTGGGACCAGTGGTACCCGGAAGCGGCGCGCATGATGGCCCTGGCCGGCGCCGACCTACTGCTGTACCCCACGGCGATCGGCTGGGACCCGGCCGACGAGCCGGCCGAGAAGGAGCGCCAGCGCGATGCCTGGATCACCGTGCAGCGCGCCCATTCGGTCGCCAACGGCATTCCGCTATTGGCCTGCAACCGCTACGGTTTCGAGGCGGCGCCCGACGGCGGCCGCGGCATCCAGTTCTGGGGCAACAGCTTCGTCAGCGGCCCGCAGGGCGAGTTCATCGCGCAGGCCACCAGCGACCGGCGCGAACTGCTGATCACCGATATCGATCTCGCCCGCAGCGAGTCGGTGCGGCGGATCTGGCCGTTCCTGCGCGACCGCCGGATCGACGCCTATGCGGACCTCCTCAAGCGCTACCGCGACTGA
- a CDS encoding TMEM43 family protein produces MKRPLVLGLALAAIAAGAGWWLLRTPEAPPSAPGSIAIDPAHPDPADEGRTVSLTGELVVEGAAHDDPLGIGTRAPGLLREVAMYQWREHCDGDRCRYDTGWEDGAIDSAAFRQPEGHANPGEQPFDDAAFYADRVRIGALTVVPALLRTLPTEPLPATLGQLPPNLAASFSERDGVLYSGDPDAPAVGDLRIRYRQLQAGTVTLSGLQRGSELQPIP; encoded by the coding sequence ATGAAGCGCCCGCTCGTCCTGGGTCTGGCACTGGCCGCGATCGCGGCCGGTGCCGGCTGGTGGCTGCTGCGCACGCCGGAGGCGCCGCCGTCGGCGCCCGGTTCGATCGCCATCGATCCCGCCCACCCCGATCCCGCCGACGAAGGCCGCACGGTCAGCCTGACCGGCGAGCTGGTGGTCGAGGGCGCGGCGCACGACGACCCGCTCGGCATCGGCACGCGGGCACCCGGCCTGCTGCGCGAGGTCGCGATGTACCAGTGGCGCGAGCACTGCGATGGCGACCGCTGCCGCTACGACACCGGCTGGGAAGACGGCGCGATCGACTCGGCCGCATTCCGCCAACCCGAAGGGCACGCCAATCCGGGCGAGCAGCCGTTCGACGATGCCGCCTTCTACGCCGACCGCGTGCGGATCGGTGCGCTGACCGTCGTGCCGGCGCTGCTGCGCACGCTGCCGACCGAGCCGCTCCCGGCCACGCTCGGCCAGCTGCCGCCCAACCTCGCCGCCAGCTTCTCCGAGCGCGACGGCGTGCTCTACAGCGGCGATCCGGACGCACCGGCCGTGGGCGACCTGCGCATCCGTTATCGCCAGCTTCAGGCCGGCACGGTCACGCTGTCGGGCCTGCAACGGGGAAGCGAGCTGCAGCCGATTCCATGA
- a CDS encoding YfhL family 4Fe-4S dicluster ferredoxin — MSLKITEDCINCDVCEPVCPNTAISLGAEIYEIALSRCTECVGHFDLPQCVEVCPVECIVVEDAHPESREQLFAKYQALIAKNAA; from the coding sequence ATGTCGCTCAAGATCACCGAAGACTGCATCAACTGCGACGTCTGCGAGCCGGTCTGCCCCAACACGGCGATCTCGCTGGGCGCCGAGATCTACGAGATCGCGCTCAGCCGCTGCACCGAATGCGTGGGCCATTTCGACCTTCCGCAATGCGTGGAGGTCTGCCCGGTGGAGTGCATCGTCGTCGAGGACGCACACCCCGAGTCGCGCGAGCAGCTGTTCGCCAAGTACCAGGCACTGATCGCGAAGAACGCCGCATGA
- the coaD gene encoding pantetheine-phosphate adenylyltransferase, with protein sequence MPTSPQRSRLAIYPGTFDPITNGHIDLVHRASPLFERLVVAVAESPSKGPGFSLEERIELARIALQDLPNVEVQGFSSLLAHFVEQTGAGVILRGLRAVSDFEYEFQLASMNRHLIPKAETLFLTPAEKYSFISSSLVREVARLGGDVSGFVHPVVQEALRRRWATPAA encoded by the coding sequence ATGCCGACCTCCCCGCAGCGCTCACGCCTGGCGATCTATCCCGGCACGTTCGATCCGATCACCAACGGCCACATCGACCTGGTGCACCGCGCCAGTCCGCTGTTCGAGCGGCTGGTGGTGGCCGTCGCCGAAAGCCCCAGCAAGGGACCCGGCTTCAGCCTGGAGGAGCGCATCGAGCTGGCCCGGATCGCGCTGCAGGACCTGCCCAACGTCGAGGTGCAGGGCTTCTCCTCGCTGCTCGCCCACTTCGTCGAGCAGACCGGCGCCGGCGTGATCCTGCGCGGCCTGCGCGCGGTGTCGGATTTCGAGTACGAGTTCCAGCTCGCCAGCATGAACCGGCACCTGATCCCGAAGGCCGAGACGTTGTTCCTGACGCCGGCCGAGAAGTACAGTTTCATTTCCTCCTCGCTGGTCCGCGAGGTCGCGCGACTCGGCGGCGACGTGTCCGGCTTCGTCCACCCGGTGGTCCAGGAGGCGCTGCGCCGGCGCTGGGCCACCCCCGCCGCCTGA
- a CDS encoding TraB/GumN family protein, translating to MQRDGVEYVVLGTAHVSRASVEAVHAIVRSEAFDAIAVELCEPRLRSIKDPDALRNLDLFQVIRQRKVGLVAANLALGAFQRRIAEQFGIEPGAEMKAAIDEAEARGLPLWLIDREVAITLRRAIRSVGFVERMGLMAGLAGSLFSREEVEESEIEKLKQGDMLGSMFGEFAKESPPLYEALIAERDRYMTAHLREQAAQAPVRRVLVVVGAGHMAGIERELVGQNEPPQALQQRLAESPPPSPWPKVIGIAVFAAIALAIAVLFTRGAGFGTDALLVWVLCTGIGAALGAFAGGGHPLSALAAFIVAPLKPFRPGVPSGAASAAVEVWFHRPRVADFDSLRDDVVHWTGWWKNRVSRTLLVFMFTNIGMMFGTWVAGFRIFGKLI from the coding sequence GTGCAGCGCGACGGCGTCGAGTACGTCGTGCTCGGCACCGCCCACGTCTCGCGTGCCAGCGTCGAGGCCGTGCACGCGATCGTACGCAGCGAAGCCTTCGACGCCATCGCGGTCGAGCTGTGCGAGCCGCGCCTGCGCTCGATCAAGGACCCCGATGCGCTGCGCAACCTGGACCTGTTCCAGGTGATCCGCCAGCGCAAGGTGGGCCTGGTCGCCGCCAATCTCGCGCTCGGCGCGTTCCAGCGCCGCATCGCCGAGCAGTTCGGCATCGAGCCCGGCGCCGAGATGAAGGCCGCGATCGACGAGGCCGAGGCGCGCGGGCTACCGCTGTGGCTGATCGACCGCGAGGTCGCCATCACGCTGCGCCGGGCCATCCGCAGCGTCGGCTTCGTCGAGCGCATGGGCCTGATGGCCGGCCTCGCCGGCAGCCTGTTCTCGCGCGAAGAAGTGGAGGAAAGCGAGATCGAGAAGCTCAAGCAGGGCGACATGCTCGGCAGCATGTTCGGCGAGTTCGCCAAGGAATCGCCGCCGCTGTACGAGGCGCTGATCGCCGAGCGCGACCGCTACATGACCGCGCACCTGCGCGAACAGGCCGCCCAGGCACCGGTCCGGCGCGTGCTGGTGGTCGTCGGCGCCGGCCACATGGCGGGCATCGAGCGCGAGCTGGTCGGCCAGAACGAGCCGCCGCAGGCGCTGCAGCAGCGCCTGGCCGAGTCGCCGCCGCCCTCGCCGTGGCCCAAGGTGATCGGCATCGCGGTCTTCGCGGCGATCGCGCTGGCGATCGCGGTACTGTTCACGCGCGGCGCCGGCTTCGGTACCGACGCGCTGCTGGTCTGGGTGCTGTGCACCGGCATCGGTGCCGCGCTCGGCGCCTTCGCCGGCGGCGGCCATCCGCTGAGCGCCCTGGCCGCGTTCATCGTCGCGCCGCTCAAGCCGTTCCGGCCCGGCGTCCCGTCGGGTGCCGCCAGCGCCGCGGTGGAGGTGTGGTTCCACCGCCCGCGCGTGGCCGACTTCGACAGCCTGCGCGACGACGTCGTGCACTGGACCGGCTGGTGGAAGAACCGCGTCTCGCGCACGCTGCTGGTCTTCATGTTCACGAACATCGGCATGATGTTCGGTACCTGGGTCGCCGGTTTCAGGATCTTCGGGAAGCTGATCTAG
- the rsmD gene encoding 16S rRNA (guanine(966)-N(2))-methyltransferase RsmD encodes MPDPRFPPGRLRIIAGHLRGSRLQIPAAPGLRPTPERVRETLFNWLAPLIEGARCLDLFAGTGALGIEALSRGAAHCLFVERDPALARALTQNLARLKVGNGEVLCTDAADWLSRPDGEAFDIAFVDPPFADQRWDTTLARLESAGRLKPAAWIHVEAPATQAFAVPPSWQLHREGRAGAVRHALYRR; translated from the coding sequence ATGCCCGACCCCCGATTCCCGCCGGGCCGCCTGCGCATCATCGCCGGCCACCTGCGCGGATCACGGCTGCAGATCCCCGCCGCGCCGGGGCTGCGCCCCACGCCCGAACGCGTGCGCGAGACCCTGTTCAACTGGCTGGCGCCGCTGATCGAGGGCGCCCGCTGCCTGGACCTGTTCGCCGGCACCGGCGCGCTCGGCATCGAGGCGCTCTCGCGCGGCGCGGCGCACTGCCTCTTCGTCGAACGCGATCCGGCGCTGGCCCGCGCGCTCACCCAGAACCTCGCGCGGCTCAAGGTCGGCAACGGCGAGGTGCTGTGCACCGACGCGGCGGACTGGCTGAGCCGCCCCGACGGCGAAGCCTTCGACATCGCCTTCGTCGATCCGCCGTTCGCCGACCAGCGGTGGGACACGACGCTGGCACGCCTGGAAAGCGCAGGCCGCCTGAAGCCGGCGGCCTGGATTCATGTCGAGGCACCGGCCACCCAGGCGTTCGCGGTCCCGCCGTCGTGGCAGCTGCACCGGGAAGGACGCGCCGGTGCCGTGCGCCACGCGCTCTACCGGCGCTAG